In Dehalococcoidia bacterium, one genomic interval encodes:
- a CDS encoding TIGR03618 family F420-dependent PPOX class oxidoreductase: MTEPEIEQFLAETRLGMFTTLRKDGSPVTVPVWFEWDGSVVRVFVSADSAKVRRITRDPRATLLAANHISEPEAWVAFDGTVTISDSVVFELAERMAHRYWDIEQQERRATVDSWREAAPNLRVLSMSPARIRSYKD, translated from the coding sequence ATGACGGAACCCGAGATCGAGCAGTTCCTCGCCGAGACGCGCCTCGGCATGTTCACCACGCTCCGCAAGGACGGATCGCCTGTGACGGTCCCCGTCTGGTTCGAGTGGGACGGGTCGGTGGTGCGCGTCTTCGTCAGCGCCGATTCCGCGAAGGTGCGCAGGATCACTCGCGATCCCCGAGCGACACTCCTCGCCGCCAATCACATCAGCGAGCCGGAGGCGTGGGTCGCGTTCGATGGCACCGTGACGATCTCGGACTCCGTTGTGTTCGAACTCGCCGAGCGCATGGCGCACCGTTACTGGGATATTGAGCAGCAGGAACGCCGCGCGACCGTCGACTCATGGAGGGAGGCGGCTCCCAACCTCCGCGTCCTCTCGATGAGCCCCGCGCGCATCCGCAGTTATAAGGACTAG
- a CDS encoding Zn-ribbon domain-containing OB-fold protein, with protein sequence MPKRPLPEPTPETREYWEGTKRGELRIQRCRSCSKAYFYPRPFCPWCASKDVEWFTASGKGKLYSYVISHRPAHGFQDWTPYVIAIVELDEGPRMMTNIIGVEPAPENLPVDMPVEVTFEQQSDDITVPLFRPAGSRA encoded by the coding sequence ATGCCCAAACGACCTCTTCCCGAACCGACGCCTGAGACACGCGAGTACTGGGAGGGCACGAAGCGCGGAGAACTACGCATCCAGCGCTGCCGCTCGTGCTCGAAGGCGTACTTCTATCCGCGGCCGTTCTGCCCGTGGTGCGCATCTAAGGACGTCGAGTGGTTCACGGCGAGCGGGAAGGGCAAGCTGTATTCGTACGTCATCAGCCATCGCCCCGCCCACGGGTTCCAGGACTGGACGCCGTACGTCATCGCGATCGTGGAGCTCGATGAAGGGCCGCGGATGATGACGAACATCATCGGCGTGGAACCGGCGCCGGAGAACCTGCCCGTCGACATGCCCGTCGAGGTGACGTTCGAACAACAGAGCGACGACATCACGGTGCCGCTGTTCCGTCCGGCGGGATCACGCGCATGA
- a CDS encoding acetyl-CoA acetyltransferase codes for MTTAIVGAAETDEIGVLPGKSAIQLHAEAALNALDDAGLTKDDIDAVLCAGQSPVAVAEYLNIVPNYLDGTSVGGCSFMMHVRHASAAIRAGLCTTALITHGESGRSRVGMGGWGGARQMLQAQFEEPYGVAGPPTRFTIPILRHMHEYGTTHEQMASVAVATRRWAEQNPRAMMREPITVEDVLNSRVIAWPVHLLECCLVTDGGGALVVVAAERAKDFPKKPAYVLGTGESSEHSMISQMIDMTESRAFKVSGDLAFNEAGISRKDIDHAMFYDAFAHTPMFALEALGFVGKGESGPFFEEMRTAPGGDFPLNTNGGGLSYTHTGMYGMFAIQESVRQLRGEAAVQVAGVKTSIAHGVGGMFHAAGTLILTNDERA; via the coding sequence ATGACGACGGCCATCGTCGGGGCGGCGGAGACCGACGAAATTGGCGTGTTGCCCGGCAAGTCGGCGATCCAGCTTCACGCGGAAGCGGCGTTGAACGCGCTGGACGACGCGGGGCTGACGAAGGACGACATCGACGCGGTGCTCTGCGCGGGCCAGTCGCCGGTGGCGGTGGCCGAGTACCTGAACATTGTGCCGAACTACCTGGACGGAACGAGCGTCGGCGGCTGCTCGTTCATGATGCACGTGCGGCACGCATCGGCGGCGATCCGGGCGGGGCTTTGCACGACGGCGCTGATCACGCACGGCGAGAGCGGCCGGTCCCGCGTCGGGATGGGGGGCTGGGGCGGTGCTCGCCAGATGCTACAGGCGCAGTTCGAGGAGCCGTACGGCGTCGCCGGGCCGCCGACGCGCTTTACGATCCCGATCCTGCGCCACATGCACGAATACGGCACGACGCACGAGCAGATGGCGTCGGTTGCCGTCGCGACGCGTCGCTGGGCGGAGCAGAACCCGCGGGCGATGATGCGGGAGCCGATCACCGTCGAGGATGTGCTCAATTCGCGTGTGATCGCGTGGCCGGTGCACCTGTTGGAGTGCTGCCTGGTGACGGATGGCGGCGGCGCCTTAGTCGTGGTCGCGGCGGAGCGTGCGAAGGACTTCCCGAAGAAGCCGGCGTACGTCCTGGGCACCGGCGAGTCGAGCGAACACTCGATGATCAGCCAGATGATCGACATGACGGAGTCGCGCGCGTTCAAGGTGTCCGGAGACCTGGCGTTCAACGAGGCCGGAATCTCCCGCAAGGACATCGACCACGCGATGTTCTACGACGCCTTTGCGCACACGCCGATGTTCGCGCTGGAAGCCCTGGGCTTCGTCGGGAAGGGCGAAAGCGGCCCGTTCTTCGAGGAGATGCGGACGGCGCCGGGCGGCGACTTTCCCCTGAACACGAACGGCGGCGGCCTGAGCTACACGCACACCGGCATGTACGGCATGTTCGCGATCCAGGAGTCCGTGCGTCAATTGCGGGGCGAGGCGGCAGTACAGGTGGCGGGCGTCAAGACGAGCATCGCGCACGGGGTCGGCGGCATGTTCCACGCCGCCGGGACGCTGATTTTGACAAACGACGAGCGGGCCTGA